A single Candidatus Thalassolituus haligoni DNA region contains:
- a CDS encoding 2-dehydropantoate 2-reductase, producing MRILIVGAGAIGGLFGGLLQRQGVAVTYLVREHRLAELAAGGLTVQLPDNAFSFQPCCCTAIQLAATKPVFDLIVLTNKAYALASVIENIRPVVLEQTLILPLLNGIRQLDVLDAEFGAARVLGGIAKTVATLADANTVAVNSPGSNLTIGARSAEQNAVAGAINALFADAGVLLGDGSNIGLAMWEKFCLMAALGALNCMLQGSVGDYMKSEAGGEIALATIRECTDTAAASGYPLSDKVISGIQRTLTNPNSSFNASMYRDMKQGLPVEGEHLVGDMLRRAEAAGMAAPNLKVAHAVLQTYSARLG from the coding sequence ATGAGAATTCTGATCGTAGGTGCAGGCGCAATCGGCGGGTTATTTGGTGGTCTGTTGCAGCGCCAGGGCGTAGCCGTGACCTATCTGGTGCGTGAGCACCGCTTGGCTGAGCTGGCGGCTGGCGGTTTGACAGTACAGCTGCCAGATAACGCCTTCAGTTTTCAGCCGTGCTGCTGCACTGCGATCCAGCTGGCGGCCACAAAGCCGGTGTTCGATCTGATTGTGCTCACCAACAAGGCGTATGCCCTGGCCAGTGTGATTGAGAATATTCGGCCAGTGGTATTGGAACAGACGCTGATATTGCCCTTGCTGAACGGTATTCGACAGCTCGATGTGCTGGATGCCGAGTTCGGCGCGGCGCGGGTTTTGGGCGGTATCGCCAAAACCGTGGCAACGCTGGCCGATGCCAATACGGTGGCGGTCAACAGTCCGGGCAGTAATCTGACCATAGGAGCAAGATCGGCTGAACAGAACGCTGTCGCCGGGGCAATCAATGCACTGTTTGCCGACGCCGGTGTTTTGCTTGGTGATGGCTCCAATATCGGCTTGGCCATGTGGGAGAAGTTCTGTTTGATGGCAGCGCTGGGCGCCCTGAATTGTATGTTGCAGGGATCCGTAGGGGATTATATGAAGAGTGAGGCGGGGGGTGAGATTGCGCTGGCAACCATCCGTGAATGTACAGACACCGCTGCCGCCAGTGGCTATCCGTTATCCGACAAGGTCATTAGTGGTATTCAGCGGACGCTGACTAATCCGAACTCATCTTTTAATGCCTCGATGTATCGGGATATGAAACAGGGGTTGCCGGTAGAAGGTGAACACCTGGTGGGTGATATGTTACGACGGGCGGAGGCGGCGGGTATGGCAGCACCCAATCTGAAGGTCGCCCATGCGGTATTGCAAACCTACAGTGCCAGGCTTGGGTAG
- a CDS encoding cation:proton antiporter produces the protein METSLMLALIAFVALVCQWLAWRSNLPAILFLLLAGLLAGPVSGVLDPDMMFGDLLFPLVSVCVAIILFEGSLTLDLAEIRSQRTVVRRLITLGALVTWVIVTCATHWLFALEWSISVLFGALTVVTGPTVIMPMLRTVRPRAELGNILRWEGILIDPIGALLVVVVYEFIAAQNQAAGVGSGLLAFVEVLLSGTVLGLACGWLTGVALARRWLPEYLQNLAVLAAVLLAFTVANHLAHESGLLAVTLMGMWLANQKHLRLAEILHFKENLTLLLISGLFILLAARLDMTAVSQLGWAPLILLAVMQFIARPLTIWLSAIGSDLNWKDKALLAWIAPRGIVAAAVSALFAIKLQHQGVDGAAVLVPLTFCVIFGTVVFQSATARPVARWLGVVEPPANGILLLGANPIARAIASELTKQNIRVLLADSSYDNIQRARMAGLPVFYGSPMSDYASDRLDLAGLGKLMALSPDNHLNTVACMHFRDEFGFERVFALHSKVLAQKESGTNNQRHKTKHHSAAEQRGLPLFDAELSYGKFASLLSQGAELKTTRLTDTFDFAAFKAQNADRSYWLLAITPEGKVRMKVADQELCPESGWRLISLCKPET, from the coding sequence ATGGAAACCAGCCTGATGCTGGCCCTGATCGCATTTGTCGCACTGGTTTGCCAATGGCTGGCCTGGCGCAGCAACCTGCCCGCTATCCTGTTTTTGCTACTGGCCGGTTTGCTTGCTGGCCCCGTCAGCGGTGTGCTGGATCCAGACATGATGTTTGGCGACCTGCTGTTTCCACTGGTTTCTGTCTGTGTCGCCATCATTCTGTTTGAAGGCAGCCTGACGCTCGACCTTGCCGAAATACGTTCTCAGCGTACGGTAGTCAGACGTTTAATTACCCTCGGTGCATTGGTGACCTGGGTAATCGTTACCTGTGCTACCCACTGGCTGTTTGCGCTTGAATGGTCGATCAGCGTGTTATTTGGTGCTCTCACCGTTGTGACCGGCCCGACCGTTATCATGCCGATGCTTCGAACCGTCAGACCCCGTGCCGAACTGGGTAACATCTTGCGCTGGGAAGGCATACTGATTGATCCCATCGGCGCGTTACTGGTGGTGGTGGTGTATGAATTTATCGCCGCCCAGAACCAGGCAGCCGGGGTCGGCAGTGGCCTGCTTGCTTTTGTTGAGGTACTGCTTTCAGGCACCGTGCTAGGACTGGCATGTGGCTGGCTGACTGGCGTTGCCCTGGCACGCCGTTGGCTGCCGGAATATCTGCAAAATCTGGCCGTACTGGCCGCTGTCTTGCTGGCCTTCACCGTTGCCAACCATCTGGCCCACGAATCCGGGCTATTGGCGGTCACCCTGATGGGGATGTGGCTCGCCAATCAGAAGCACTTGCGGCTGGCAGAAATCCTGCATTTCAAGGAAAACCTTACCCTGCTACTGATCAGCGGTCTGTTTATCTTGCTGGCGGCACGACTGGACATGACAGCAGTCAGCCAGCTTGGATGGGCACCGCTGATCTTGCTGGCGGTGATGCAGTTTATCGCCAGGCCGCTCACTATTTGGTTATCCGCCATCGGTAGCGACCTGAACTGGAAAGACAAGGCACTGCTGGCCTGGATCGCGCCACGAGGAATTGTTGCAGCAGCGGTCTCCGCCCTGTTTGCGATCAAATTGCAGCATCAGGGTGTTGACGGCGCAGCGGTGCTGGTGCCGCTGACATTTTGTGTGATTTTTGGCACTGTGGTTTTTCAGAGCGCAACGGCGCGACCCGTTGCTCGCTGGCTCGGCGTGGTAGAACCACCTGCCAACGGCATTCTGTTGCTGGGAGCGAACCCGATTGCCCGTGCCATCGCCAGCGAGCTGACCAAACAGAATATCCGGGTACTGCTGGCCGACTCCAGCTACGACAATATCCAGCGTGCCCGCATGGCAGGTTTGCCGGTCTTTTATGGTAGCCCGATGTCGGACTACGCCAGTGACCGACTTGATTTGGCCGGACTTGGCAAGCTGATGGCGCTGTCACCCGATAACCACCTCAACACCGTCGCCTGCATGCACTTCCGTGATGAATTCGGCTTTGAGCGCGTCTTTGCCCTGCATAGCAAGGTATTGGCACAAAAGGAATCGGGAACCAATAATCAACGCCATAAAACCAAACATCACAGCGCTGCAGAACAACGCGGATTGCCGTTATTTGATGCCGAGTTGAGTTACGGCAAGTTCGCCAGCCTGCTATCCCAAGGGGCTGAATTAAAAACCACCCGACTGACGGACACCTTCGATTTTGCCGCCTTTAAAGCACAAAATGCCGACCGGTCGTATTGGCTGCTGGCCATCACCCCGGAAGGCAAAGTCCGCATGAAAGTGGCCGATCAGGAACTCTGCCCCGAATCAGGATGGCGGCTGATCAGCCTGTGCAAGCCGGAAACCTGA